Genomic segment of Ficedula albicollis isolate OC2 chromosome 3, FicAlb1.5, whole genome shotgun sequence:
CGCGCACCCCCATTAGCCTCTCCTGCCGCGCGTCACAGAGCTGCGAGCGGTGACGCAACACCGTCCGTGacccccccgtgtcccccagcACCGCATCCTTCCGCGCAACCCGCTGTCTGCACCGCGCGGAGCTGCTGCGTGCATCGCGTGTGCGCTCAGTCTGCTTTAAATAGCACGTATATGTTTTAAATAGTATCTGTCTTGAAATAGTATCGATACGCATATAGTATCTATACGTATTTGCAATAGTAACTGTGTGTGTCTATGTACGTAACaggtgaaaaataaacagacGCATTCATcgttatttaaaagaaaatgcaaataaaatatatggGTATGTTTATATAATATGTTCTTCTCCCACGTCATTTTTACGGCTCCCCGGCTGCCCAAGTTGTACTCTATAGGCAGCATGCTCCTCTGGAAGGCACCGGCTCCTCCGTGGTCTCCGAGCtgtctttttcctcccctcGCCGGCGAGGGCGGGCGGGCAGTGGGGaaggggccgggggggggggggggggggggggggggggggggggggggggggggggggggggggggggggggggggggggggggggggggggggggggggggggggggggggggggggggggggggggggggggggggggggggggggggggggggggggggggggggggggggggggggggggggggggggggggggggggggggggggggggggggggggggggggggggggggggggggggggggggggggggggggggggggggggggggggggggggggggggggggggggggggggggggggggggggggggggggggggggggggggggggggggggggggggggggggggggggggggggggggggggggggggggggggggggggggggggggggggggggggggggggggggggggggggggggggggggggggggggggggggggggggggggggggggggggggggggggggggggggggggggggggggggggggggggggggggggggggggggggggggggggggggggggggggggggggggggggggggggggggggggggggggggggggggggggggggggggggggggggggggggggggggggggggggggggggggggggggggggggggggggggggggggggggggggggggggggggggggggggggggggggggggggggggggggggggggggggggggggggggggggggggggggggggggggggggggggggggggggggggggggggggggggggggggggggggggggggggggggggggggggggggggggggggggggggggggggggggggggggggggggggggggggggggggggggggggggggggggggggggggggggggggggggggggggggggggggggggggggggggggggggggggggggggggggggggggggggggggggggggggggggggggcggcctCTCGGGCGGCGCGGGGCGGCCTCTGCCCCGGCGGGAGCGCGGGGAGCGGCGCGGGCAGCGCGCTGCAGGTCGGGCGCCTTCCCTTGTCCTGCAGCACCACCTGCCTCCGGGGGGCTtcttctccccccaccccccattctatttgtttatttatttattttaaatctagtCAGTAGGTGTGTCCGTCCCCCCGCTTCCCCACTGAAAGGGACGGACGCAAGGGGAGCGGAGCTCGGGCGCCGGGAGCTCGCAGCTGCTGACCGctggcttttcctcctcttttgcCAGGCGCGGAGAGAGAGAGGCGCCGGGGGCCGGCGGGGAGccggagcggggggggggggggggggggggggggggggggggggggggggggggggggggggggggcggcggccgCGCCCCATGGCAGACGATGAGAAGGCCGGCGGGAGTTCCGCGGACGGCGGCGAGAGCGCGCACTGCAAcgtgctgagctgggagcaagTGCAGCGTCTGGACCGCATCCTCAGCGAAACCATCCCCATCCACGGCCGCGGGAACTTCCCCACGCTCGCCATGCAGCCTCGCCAGATCGTCAAGGTGGTGCGGAGCCGGCTGGAGGAGAAGGGCATCGGCCTGCGGGACGTGCGGCTGAACGGCTCGGCCgccagccgggggggggggggctcggccGCCAGCCACGTCCTCCACCAGGACAGCGGCCTGGGCTACAAGGACTTGGACCTCATCTTCTGCGCCGACCTCAAAGGAGAAGCCGAATTTCAGACTGTGAAGGACGTGGTCTTGGACTGCCTCTTGGATTTCTTACCCGAGGGGGTGAATAAGGAGAAGATCACGCCTCTCACTCTCAAGGTAAAGCTGCCCTCTGCCCAGCCGCCCGGAGCGGGCAGGTGCGAGCGCCTGCCTGCGGGGAGCGGGCGCCTTCCCCCGGGGATggagtgctgcagctcccccctcccctgcacccACGGGAGCCCCGAGCGATCTATTCACCCCACGCTTAAAACCGAGGAGGAGTTCACGGTGCAGCGCTCTGACCGGGGCTCTTCAGGATTAATTGGCTTTTTCTCCCTCCCGGCTGCTTTGCCGGGAGCGTTGTTTTACCTGGGGCGTGTGCCAGGCGCTGCACATCTCTCTCCCAGCCCGGCTCGGCGGCAGCTCGCTGTGCCGGCCCCGGTTCCCGGGTGCGCGGGGAGCGTAGATGGATTTCACATCTGCAAGAAGGAAGCCCCGTCTGCGAGACGTGCTTCCAGGTGTGCGAAGCGCCCCAGTGGGGAGGCATATTCCTTCCTCTAGAAGGCACTTTGCTTGAGTTGATTAGGCTGaatccaaataatttcagatttttagaggatttttaaaaaatttttttaattttttttttttttttaatatgaggCTGGTTTATGGAACCTGCACTGGTAGGATTGAGGGGAATGAACATTTGCTAACTTGTTCTTTGGGAAGTAGAGAAGTGAAAACCAATAAAAAAGATCTCTTATCAGATTGTAGTAGTGACCTTCTGCATATGAGTGCAGGCATGTTTGGCAGGTGTGCCATGGACTTAGTCTGTCAATGTATTTAGAAGTGACTGAACAAAGTAGTGTTGCTATATGCTTCCCTTGCATGACACAGTCCCAGCAGAACACCCTTCCCTGTCATACCCTTGCAGTGACTGCATTTTATGCTCTCATATTAAGCACTTAATCTCTGGTTTGTATCTGCAGACTCCATGAAATCTTTTATGAAATGCAGATAttgggggggggtttggggggtgGTGAGCAGACGCAGTGAAGGAGAAATTTCTTGGATCTTTGTCTTGATTTGCTCATTTTGTCTTTCTGATTATAGGAGGCTTATGTGCAGAAAATGGTAAAAGTATGCAATGATTCAGACCGATGGAGTCTTATCTCCCTGTCCAACAACAGTGGCAAAAATGTGGAGCTGAAATTTGTGGACTCTCTGAGGCGGCAGTTTGAATTCAGTGTCGATTCCTTTCAAATCAAGCTGGactccctgctgcttttttatGAGTGCTCAGAGAATCCGATGACTGAAACTTTTCACCCAACTATCATTGGCGAGAGCGTTTATGGGGATTTCCAGGAAGCCTTTGATCACCTCTGCAACAAGATAATTGCCACCAGAAACCCAGAAGAAATCAGAGGAGGTGGTCTTCTGAAGTACTGCAACCTTTTGGTAAGGGGCTTTAGGGCAGCCTCTGAATCTGAGATTAAATCCCTGCAGAGATACATGTGTTCGAGGTTTTTCATTGACTTCTCAGACATTGGCgaacagcagagaaagctgGAGTCCTACTTGCAGAACCACTTTGTGGGATTAGAAGACCGCAAGTATGACTATCTCATGACCCTTCACGGTGTGGTGAATGAGAGCACAGTGTGCCTGATGGGACATGAGAGGAGACAGACTCTGAATCTGATCACCATGCTGGCCATCCGGGTCCTAGCCGAGCAAAATATCATCCCCAACGTGGCCAATGTCACCTGCTATTACCAGCCAGCCCCATACGTAGCAGATGCCAACTTCAGCAATTACTATATTGCCCAGGTTCAGACGGTGTTCCCTTGCCAGCAGCACACATACTCTACTTGGCTGCCCTGTAATTAAGGGCCAAAATTAGTAGACCCCGTGgagagaacttttttttctaagatgTAGGAAGGGGCGATGGGTCCCTCTGAAATGGGGTGTTTTGTGCAATGATGATCTGCTCTAGTTTTCAAGCTTGGGACAAGCTTGTGGTTCTTCTAATAATTAATGGGAGCTTGATCAAGAAAGAACCCCAAAATAATTGGATCCTACCCCAGAGCACAAGAGGCCTGTCATTAAAAGCAACCAGCTTCTCCTGAAATAAGTGAGGGAGGAATGCTTGATGACAATATGGGTTGGCAATATCTGCTCCCATAGCTTTGGCATAGAGAAGGTGGGAAagccttattttcttttatttttattcttactcTAGAATGGGATCTGCAAAAGGGAGaatatgaaagaaacaaaacaaacaaaaaaaaaacaacaaaagaaaaaaaaacttcacaaaaaacAGTTCTATATATATTCAGGAGTTAAGAGTTAGAGGCATAAAGCAGAGATAAGCTGAATAAAGTTGTATATTGGAATTACTGCATTTGGGGCTTGCAGCAAGTGCCGTCTATGGATTGACCGTGTAGAATGTATAGCTTGCTTGACTAGGATGCTTTACCAGAAACAGCTTGCTCCAAATGAACAGTAGTGGATTGGTACAGttataaaaacagaaacacGTACGATGACAAAGTCCATTATTTCCAGCTGTGTGCATGCCTCACATTTTAGAAATGTGAGAATGCTGGAAAACCAGCTGTGGCAAGAAGTATATACTTAAGGACCAAAGATTTCACACAAAAGTTATCCAAGCAAAGAAGATACAGTagagtatatatatataaatatatatatatatatatgtaaaaggAGATGCTCCTATATTTGTACACACCAATAGTAATCAAAAGTGCCTGATGCCTTCATAAAATttgaagtgagaaaaaaatatatagttttGTGGTTTAaccatgcattttattttatcaggGACacaaggataaaaaaaaaaaaagcaaaccaaccCATAAGCTTGTGAATAAGTGGTGGAGGAAATgccctattttttttccttggcaaaTACCTGTATAGAGTTAATGTTTTGTCAGTGTGCTATTATCCTaggtatgtgtgtgtatgtgtgtatatatgtttgtgtgtgtatatatgtacatgttATTGgtgtatatctatatatatacacacacaataTATATTAATGTGGTCTAGGAAAATGTAGCAATTAAGGAATGTTTAAATAAAGTACTACTTGTTTTCCAGTTTGCAACAGGATGTCATAGGACAGTGGGCACCTTGCAGTGAAATTTTAACCCACACCTGAGAAATTTGGAGTAAATGAACCAGTCAGGATTAAGGTGGGATTCAGATAATGTCTTTGGTAGCAAGAACAAGGATTACAGTAATTCAGTGGGTTGCTCGTGAGCCATAATAATTCCACAGATGGAGAAACATATGACtagctgatttttttaactgttttgtACTGTAATGCCATTTTGACATTTAACCCACTAATGTTGTGACTGCATACCTCCATGATGTGTAATTTCAGTGGAACGTGGATCAAAGATAGGTTTATTTAAACCCCCTGACAGCTAAAGAATATTGTATTAGTTGGTAATTTGAACACTAATTGTTAATATTTAAAGGagtatttttaatagaatgCATTATGCATTCCAGGACCACTAGAATTTAGCAAATGTGAAATGAACCCTTTTTAAGAGTGTTGCACGATTgcttaaaattatattttatatatatattatatatatatatttttatgcaaatattaaaCATCTTTGATCTGGTTGTCACACTGCATTTACAATTTTAGTACTGTACTTTATTTAAATGGAATCACTTTACATTGGAACAATAGCTATTCACTTTCATTTCCTCTCCCGAAAGACcagcaggggggaaaaaaaccaaccaacctCCGCTGCTGTTTTCACTTCAGTGCCATCTCTGAAGGTGTTAAATTCTTTGTTGTGCTTTGAAAACCTAATGACTAAGTGACACTTGACTctgatattttgctttttctttctgaggggaaaaaaaaaaaaaaagaaaaaaagggaattcagGCTTTTGAAGGAAAtctgtctgtgccctgcctggtCCCAGGCAGGGTCTGGCGTTGGAGTCAggggcagagagaggcagaggaCTCGTGTCCTGGCAGTGTGTTTTCCCTATGGAGAGAGTAAGGTACATCTATTTTTGTCGCGCTTTGTACTTTTCACTCTGCAGGCACTTTAGTAGGAACCCGATTTGTTTACCGA
This window contains:
- the FAM46A gene encoding protein FAM46A — protein: MADDEKAGGSSADGGESAHCNVLSWEQVQRLDRILSETIPIHGRGNFPTLAMQPRQIVKVVRSRLEEKGIGLRDVRLNGSAASRGGGGSAASHVLHQDSGLGYKDLDLIFCADLKGEAEFQTVKDVVLDCLLDFLPEGVNKEKITPLTLKEAYVQKMVKVCNDSDRWSLISLSNNSGKNVELKFVDSLRRQFEFSVDSFQIKLDSLLLFYECSENPMTETFHPTIIGESVYGDFQEAFDHLCNKIIATRNPEEIRGGGLLKYCNLLVRGFRAASESEIKSLQRYMCSRFFIDFSDIGEQQRKLESYLQNHFVGLEDRKYDYLMTLHGVVNESTVCLMGHERRQTLNLITMLAIRVLAEQNIIPNVANVTCYYQPAPYVADANFSNYYIAQVQTVFPCQQHTYSTWLPCN